One region of Xylanimonas ulmi genomic DNA includes:
- a CDS encoding CbiQ family ECF transporter T component: protein MARAPRGREAHPGAWWVWALGAAAAVSLTTHALLSVLVAAVAGAVALRRRPADGARRTWWLYAGLGAAIVVVRVVFQALLGVNRSGAVLFTLPRVPLPDWAAGIRLGGPVTTDGLALALGDGARLAAIVMCVGAAAVLASPRRALRTVPAALGEVTTALAIALTVAPQLLDSAARVRRARRLRGGPPGRLRLMRTVVLPVFGDAVDRSVSIAAAMEARGYGATLDARRVPPATTALTATALALLGFGAFAVLGLPGAGATGTACLVAGTACAAGAVTLARRRLAVTRYRPTEWTRVEWALAATGAATFAVAAWALATATSVMRPTTPPWPAPTLAMLAVPALAASALLWTPAPAPEATR from the coding sequence ATGGCCCGTGCCCCCCGGGGGCGCGAGGCGCACCCAGGCGCCTGGTGGGTGTGGGCCCTGGGCGCGGCCGCGGCCGTCTCCCTGACCACCCACGCGCTGCTGTCCGTCCTGGTGGCGGCCGTCGCGGGCGCCGTCGCGCTGCGCCGGCGCCCGGCCGACGGCGCCCGCCGCACGTGGTGGCTGTACGCCGGGCTCGGCGCGGCGATCGTCGTGGTGCGGGTCGTGTTCCAGGCGCTGCTCGGCGTCAACCGCTCGGGCGCCGTCCTGTTCACGCTCCCCCGCGTCCCCCTGCCCGACTGGGCGGCGGGCATCCGGCTCGGCGGCCCCGTGACCACCGACGGCCTGGCGCTGGCCCTCGGCGACGGCGCGCGCCTGGCCGCGATCGTCATGTGCGTCGGCGCCGCGGCCGTGCTGGCCAGCCCGCGGCGGGCGCTGCGCACGGTGCCCGCCGCGCTCGGCGAGGTCACCACCGCGCTGGCGATCGCGCTCACCGTGGCCCCGCAGCTGCTCGACTCCGCGGCCCGCGTGCGCCGCGCCCGGCGCCTGCGCGGCGGACCGCCCGGGCGCCTGCGCCTGATGCGCACGGTGGTGCTGCCCGTGTTCGGCGACGCCGTCGACCGGTCGGTGTCGATCGCCGCGGCGATGGAGGCGCGCGGCTACGGCGCCACGCTCGACGCCCGGCGCGTGCCGCCTGCGACGACCGCGCTGACGGCGACCGCGCTGGCCTTGCTCGGGTTCGGGGCGTTCGCCGTGCTCGGCCTGCCCGGCGCGGGCGCCACCGGGACGGCGTGCCTGGTCGCCGGGACGGCCTGCGCGGCCGGCGCCGTGACCCTCGCGCGCCGGCGCCTGGCCGTCACGCGCTACCGCCCCACCGAGTGGACGCGCGTCGAGTGGGCGTTGGCCGCCACCGGGGCCGCCACGTTCGCCGTCGCGGCGTGGGCGCTCGCGACCGCCACGTCGGTCATGCGCCCGACGACTCCCCCGTGGCCTGCGCCTACGCTGGCCATGCTCGCCGTCCCGGCGCTGGCCGCGAGCGCCCTGCTGTGGACGCCCGCGCCCGCCCCGGAGGCCACGCGATGA